cagctaacttggtaactatagactgtagtagtagtagtgtgtgtgctgaatgtatttatacctctacagcagcaggggcgggtttatgctgaTTTTcagaagcctagctccacaattcaaatctaaatggttgaaatgctttttacaccttttttattaatacatttatgacctatttaatgtgtttagaagaaaatgtctgatttcactttacacggtctttaaataaatgtctgttgtgtgtgttttagctgGGAGTAACTGACATCAACATTgatctttcatttttccttccagCCACTACTTCTGATAACACTGAggctgtaaccatggcaacccgCGGGAAGCAGCAACAAGCGCGTGGGTTATCGTCCCTTTTCTCTTGTTGCTTCAAAGAAAGTAACCAACCAGAGATAACCTACTGCCATGATACCATCACCACTATGACTGTACTGGAGCCTACCCTGCCCATGCCCCCCCTTCAAGAGCTGGACTCTATGTTCACTGAGCTGGTGGTGAGCACACAACCTGTTTGTTCTGAACACTGTTTATTCATATGTGCCTTCAAAGATCCATCATTATTAAATAACTTCTTACCCACTGTTATCCCTCTCTTCCAGGATGAACTGGACCTTACAGAGGAGCACAGAGGAGCCATGTTTGCTTTGCCAGCAGAGAAAAAATGGCAGATTTACTGTAGTAAGAAAATGGTAAGAAATGTCCCAATgcaaaaatgtcccaaaaaacatcaaaatgtccCTGTAATGATCCAGAGGACACTAGTGTAGTGGACAATATCTacacataaacatttttaaaatgtattttatgttatttttgatCATTacaattttgtttaaaaaagttCATAAGCCACAAAGTTATGATCTATCATTCAATCTATCATGACTAGTGAACTACAACATACCTGCAGCCTGTGGTCTACAGATGAGACACAGCTGGATTTATTGTCTGCATGTAAGTATATGCATAGCCCTgacctgtgtgtgcatgtgtgtgtgtgtgtgtgtgtgtgtgtgtgtgtttcaggaagCAGAGGAGAATAAAGATGCAACCAGCTGGCCAGAGTTTTATATTGACCAGCTCAGATGCATGGCTGCTGTGAGTAACACTCGATCTGtttttcaagattcaagattcaagatgctttatttgtcagtcatcatgtcagacatgtgaGCGAGATATAATACTCAGGTCTCAGgatttgaaaataaattaaatctaattaaaaacaagctaaaacaggctaaacatcatatacaggctaaaacatacagtatagttaAAGTGCATTAGttttaaaagaagagaaagtgcAGCATCACAGACAGAGTGGTTTAAAGTTCATTAATCAAGACAGAGTCGAACAGTTTAACATCCCAATGTattcacagacacagaaagaccAACTTTATAGccgtggctcaggaggtagagagcAACGTCCACTAAGATATTGAACCCCAAATTGTGCCatcggtgtgtgaatgtgtgtgtgaatgattagttccctcctgatgagcaggcaCCTTgcatggtagctcctgtcattagtgtatgaatgtgtgaatgggtgaatgtgacatgtagtgtaaaagctctttgagtggtcaaaaagactagaaaggcactatatgagtacagtctatttactaTTTAATTGCATTGCTTTATAATAGCTGAAAATAGCACTGAttattaaagtacattttacaaATGTAAACCACACATGGGTCCCCATGTGTGGTATaagtttaaagactgtgtaaagtgaattcagacattttcttctaaacacattaaatagatcataaatgtattaataaaaaaggtgtaaaaaacatttcaaccatttagatttgaattgtggagctaggcttcacaaactgtgtttcaacatttctgtgttcaggatttagtgggcgggtctgacctagacatagcgtccatgtgtcaggtagaggtggtgactttgattgacaggtgacacttggtagggggcggggtttcagcggacttggTGGCCACTCCCACAGcttttgggagcagagaaagaggctgatttttacacaactttgaagcctattttcatatatttagttatttttttaatcattcaaatttggcagggtggttaacattCAACACACTTTTcggtggtatgtcaaactcagaacacatatttattcttactttaaatggactttaaatatttattatatggaccaaaaataaataaattaaaatacagttttttttaattattgttatttttgatATGATTTATAACACAACTTTGATTTCAAGTTGTATTGTAAGTAAATTCATGTGTTAAGTGATAACACAGAGCCTTCCTATCTTACACTATAGTTTACCAACACTTAGTTCTAGTGATGGATCAAACATTCTCCATTACTGTCTCTGAGTAAGTTTGTAGTCTATCTGGAACAGTGACACATTGTGAGACATTACTTTCATCacacccctcccccctttctctcccaCAGAGGAAGACTCTGCTGGCGctggaggatgaggaagaagaggaaagacatAAGGACATAGAAGGTCTGAAAACAGCTCTGAGGACTCAGCCTATGAGGTACAGTGAGTCCACTTCTAACATCAACATGAATCTGAGTATGTAGAATATAACAATAACCTGACAATAACTCTGATTTATCCTCCTAAGCTTTGTAACACGCTTCATTGAGCTGGACGGTCTGTCCTGTGTCCTCAATTTCCTCAAGTCAATGGACTATGAGACAACAGAGTCTCAGATCCACACATCACTCATTGGCTGCATCAAAGCACTGATGAACAACTCACAGGGCAGAGCTCATGTGCTGGGACACTGTGAGAGCATCAACATCATCGCACAAAGTCTGGCCACCGAAAACATCAAAACCAAGGTACACAAACTACTTCATAGACTACACTGTATCTGTCTAGTATCCAGTGATTATTAGTGGACCTTCTCTTCTGTCTGCAGGTAGCAGTGTTAGAGATCCTGGGAGCAGTGTGTTTGGTGCCAGGAGGTCATAAGAAAGTTCTGGAAGCCATGTTTCACTACCAGACGTTTGCCTCAGAGAGAACACGCTTTCaggtctgtttgtgtttgtttatttgcttgTGCTTCACAtgtctgtaaaaaggacaatgCAAGTGTTTATTAAATAGATTAATATTAGTCTAATGTTTGAACACAATGACCCAAAGTCTGAGCGCTCCAACGCTGGAATTTTGCTTCCTGTTCATGTTGAAATGACCAATAAACTGAATCCACAGCAactgaggaaaagaaaagtacaCATGGAAACTAGCCAAACTGAGGCGAATGTCAAACGAACTATAAAAAGAACAACTAAATCTATGTATTGAATATAAGCATGGAATATGTGATGCTTTATGGTGGTATGAGCTGAGTATGTTCTGTTGTGTGTGCAGAACCTGCTGACAGACTTGGATAGATCTACAGGTCGCTACAGAGATGAAGTTAATCTGAAGACAGCCATCATGTCCTTCATCAATGCTGTGCTCAGCCAAGGAGCCGGAGAGGTGAAGAAAGTTTCCTATATAtctgcattttgtattttatgcacATAATAGAATATAATCTGTGGGTGTACTAACTACTTCCCCTCACTTCTCTCTGTGGCAGGAGaaaaaactaatattttatgtgtattCTTGTCTGTAAGAAGGTGGAATATTTGATTCCATATAAATCTAGGAGAAAGATGTTACCTAATGTTTTCTGTTGCAGTAATGACTTCAAACTCTATTACTGCTTTATTGAAAGTATCCTGGATTGACAGTCAATCAGTCCTCCAGCACTGTGTTCTATATCACCAGTAGCTATGTAACCCTTTTAAAGTATATTgaggtgcattttatttattttaggtgTGTTTTTGGACATTCATCTAAAGCAATCAATTCTCTTCATCTTGTTGTCATGACCTGTGATAAAGATTTTAATaatgcagcccatacatcaatggagagagtagacaggagtccaggatgtcttgtattgaaaaggtttatttacttattttttgatcaaggagaagtgaatgaatgatcagtacacgttatgttctgatgcttTATTTCCTGTTCTTTTACTGCTAGACAATAACTCTACATTgctatgtgtgcgtgtgtgtgtgtgtgtgtgtgtgtgtgtgtgtgtgcgtgtgcgtgtgtgtgtgttttcagaccAGTCTGGAGTTCCGTATCCATTTACGCTATGAGTTCCTGATGTTGGGCATTCAGCCGGTCATTGACAAACTCCACTCCCATGAGAATTCTACCCTGGACAGGTACGTCCTCATTTAGAGTGCTAACATGTATACTTATACATCATGTATATATGGAACTAACCAGCTGAACAACAGGGCAGAAGAGTGTTTGTgctttgactttattttaatttgtttctttgttttcttccagACATCTGGacttttttgagatgttgagaAATGATGATGAACTCCTGCTGTCCAAACGCTTTGATGCAGTAAGTAATTTATTCAAAACTTTATAACCTGGGTATAAACctatataatctatatattACATCCAGTAACCTACAGTGGCAGGGAAgtgcaaaacattacattacattacaaagtgGAAAACTATTATATATCATAAAACACAACGACATGAGAACACTTTGACCAAGGACAATGCATTATTGAACATGAGTGCAGAGACAAACTGACATAATCTTCACAGAAAGGGAATGTAACaaatacaggaagtgatgcagaATTGATAATGTGAGCGACAAACTCATGTTGTTTTCTGTggagtttaatgtttaatgttatgTTTTGCCCATTTCGTGGACAAACGTATGAGAACAGTTTTGCTTTTCATGTGGACGGTCTCTAGAATGTCACAGTCCATGTTCTGTCACCATTAATGCCATTGAAGACTACATGAACTGACTGTGCTCACCATCCACGCAGCTCACTTTATCACTTATGTCACTTCTGGTGTTTGGTACTTTCCCTTTCTGGGTAAATTTGTTTGGGGACTGCAAAAAGCCATCTTGTCAATTAGTTAGTCTTTTTACACTTCCCGGCCACCATAGAAACTAGCTGAGCTGATATTTTTATATGCCAAAGATAAAGGCAAGATAAAGAATTACACAGTATtcttttataataaaatacataccAGCTCTTCTCGAGCCTTACATTTCTTTCTgatgtcaaataaaatgtggaaatgcaAATTAGATGTTAATGGTGTGATGATGAATGTCTTTCTGTGCAACAGGTTCATATAGAAACTAAAAGTGCGAGTCAGATGTTTGAGCTGATCAAGAAGAAGCTGAGTCACACTGAAGCTTACCCTCACCTCCTGTCTGCACTGCAGCACTGTCTCATGATGCCATGTAAGGATGtcttaatatactgtatactaacTTATCCAACTTGAAAATGATCCATGTGTGTATCAGCTTGTCCTCTCTGCTGACCGCTCTGTGTGTATCTAGACAAGCAGAGCAGCACCACCGTTCAGTACTGGGTGTTGTTGGATCGAATAGTCCAGCAGCTGGTTCTACAGACAGACAAAGGTGAAAACCCAGATGTTGCTCCACTGGAGGACTTCAATGTGAAGAACATTGTCCGCATGTAAGTTTCCAGTGTTTCTACTTTAGACTGCAGAGAAGCttctgttattgtttttaacataaaatctaaatgttaagaTTAGCTAAGACGTTTTCATTGTTCCTCAGTTTGAATAGTGTGAATagtaagacagaaaaaacagtACATGTCTGAATGGTTGACCTGGTGGCTCTGTTATActgtggggggcattttgctgtcatggtttgggtccacttgcCCCCTCAGAGGGAAGAGTGACTGCAAATCAATAGATAGTAATTGTGAGTGACCATCATTAACCTATGATGAatcatttctatcctgatgggagtggtatCTACCAGCATAACAGTGTCCATCTATAGGTACAAGAGGTTGATATACAGTAAAGTCAAATACTACATGAAATCATCATTTCACTGACAAAcatttaaagcgatggttcagcgtaatttcgacctagcctcatatgcaccattacgcCTACCACCATTAACaccgcctcagcccttttttttcatttggtggcaaattagtggagttagagctatcagtcgaatgtcttagtacaggccctaatggaaccaacagtgtatctggtaaatggccccactaataatgcctggattgttatcaaacttctacagtagtacaaatagggtcttcactcataaatccatgcattggaaagtttgtaagtacaccaggagtttatttaACACTTACCTattggcttttactctgctgctactactaaagctgtaaacatcatcGAAATCTCACACACCGAAATACTGTGTGGTCGCTCGAGATCCCGCATAGAGCACCTTCGAAATTGAGCCACTCTAACTCCACCAGtttgcaaccaaatgaaaaaaaagtgctgaggaggtgtttagatagacgtaatggtgcatatgagGCTAGGTCGAAATTTCGCTGAACCATCACTTtaatgttttgtcattttgacaACATGAACAAGAATATCATGTAACATGTTTAAGAGTGTAACATTAAGACTAAAAAGGTTGCTGCATTGGATTTTAGATTTAGGTTGTTCACCCTTGACACCAGTGATGAAAAGTTCACTTATACTGCAATAATTCATGATATAAATGATCTTATGAGTAGCAGAGATACATCTATGTTGTTTTAAATCTTTAGCATACATTCCACaatgctttattttttgtttgtatgtacaGGCTGGTCAAAGAAAACGAGGTCAAACAATGGAAGGAACAAgcagacaaaatgagaaaaggtaaacgcacacacacacacacacacacacacacacacacacacacacacacacacattgtatatacactatatacatGCAGAGGGATGCCTCTCCAATCCTCACTTTGATAACTTAACTCCAGTTTGTAGAATGAACtacatgttttttaatttcttgtccgttttattttgttctttccCTCAGAACATCAGAATTTACAGCAGCGctatgaaaagaaagagagggagtgtgAGGCCAAGAATAAGgagaaagaagacatgatggcCATGCTGAACAAGATGAAAGACAAACTGGTGCGGGAGAGCAATGACCACAAGCAAGCTAAACAACAAGTGGCAGAACTGTCTGCTcggctgcagcagctcagctctGTATGTTCATTTACCCCAGCATCACACTGatcatttatctgtctgttcatCATGATTCCATCTAAagttcttcttttctgttgtcttgtTAGAACTCCAGTGTTCCAGGTGGACCTccagtgacatctagtggagtAGTACCTCTTGCTCCTGTCAATTATGTctctcctcaccctcctcttcctcctcctcctcctccacctccacctcctcctcctggagGCCCGCCAGGTTTTGACATGGCTCCATttgctccacctcctcctccggGAGCTCCATTAGGAGCTGCCccccagaagaagaagaatattcCTCAGCCATCAAATCCACTGAAGTCATTTAACTGGAGCAAACTACCTGAGGTACTCACCACTGTCAGGCCCgcttttactattattattatcattaactaATGCTGCTACAACTCCTACCATTACTATCAGTACTGCTGTAATTATACAATTACATACACATATTACATACACCACTACAGTGCTGCTATTGTTATTACAACTGTAAGTCTTACTACTATACTAATTCCCATGTATTTAAACTAGAAGTCCATCCGTCCATTTTCTTTACAATCTATCCTCTAGATAGCAAGAgagtcaaacatacggcccgtgggccagaacaggcctgccaaggggtccaatccagtCGACTGGAAAATTTTGCAAAGTATAAAAATtgcagaaaaataaagtttttttccacCCTGACCATAATCTCATCCAAGCAAAAGCAACGAATACATATTTCagttatattcatatttaacatatattgAACATCAATCAGCATCCTCTGTccaaaataatctgaataagATTGAGACATAGAAAATAAGAAGACAGCAAAGCACTCATCTTGGAAAAGACAAAATGCCTTTATTTTAAGGGcaggacattttaaaaactgtactTCTATGCGTTTCGGCTAAGGAGCCTTTATCAGGAAGAGAGCAATGAATCTGCAACAAGTCAGGTTAAAAAACAAGTGACATCCAACAGGTGTGGACAATCAACAATTAGCCAGTGGACTCAGACAAAGGAAGCAGAAGATTGAGACATAATTGAGATCTGTTTTAtaaatagatgttttattacagtaaagttatattatatatattatttatagatcaTTATGAAGTGGTTTTAGAGATCAAACTGGGttgtatgtgacccttgaactcaaatgagtttgacacccctgctgtagaggATTGGGGGAGAGGTGGAGCTGATGTCAGCTGACACTGGGTGAGAGACAGGATACAACTGGACAGGTCATCAGTTAATCACAGGGCTGACACCGACAACCAATCATACTCACATTGGTGTGTGGGAGGAaatccacacaaaaacacagacatgcttTCATTCATGCATTCTTGGATCCAATCTCAGCCGATACTGGGTGACAGGTGGGATACATCTTGGACAGATTGCCCATCAATCACTgggttaatatatatataatatatatatatgtatagacAGACACATTCATACCTATGGGCACACAGGCATGAGTATAACATGTAAACTGGACTGACTACTACACCACTATGCTGCTCAGTATGTGTTTAGCTAGATTGTTGGCAATCAATCCAACAGCTGAGATATTTTATTCTGTCTACCAAAGTGGTAGATCCACACCACTAGCATGGCTAACGGAAGCTCCTGATCATCAAACAGCAGCTAACAAGTTTCCTTTAGGAAAACAGTAGCTCATTGAACAGTGATTTAAGAGCTATGGAGatgtttagggttagggttagctacaGAGagaagtttgttgtttttttttgtcacactgTATTATTGTTTGTTACAGAACAAGTTAGAAGGAACCATATGGAAAGAGATTGATGATCTTAAGGTATTCCAAGTCCTGGATCTTGATGACTTCCAGAAGACCTTTTCAGCTTACCAGAAGCCACAAGtaacattttacacactgcactgacatgaaacataaaacatctCTAGCATGCCTTCAGCAATAATGGAATTTTCTCTTTTGCCTCCATTCACTTTCTTTGCTTCATTGACAtgtccattcatccattcatagATTTCTTTTCACTGTGTCACAACTACTAATTTACTATTCATGAATAAATGACTTTCTTTCCTTTAGAAATGATGTGCTCATAAGATGCACAGTTACTTTAAGATAGTGACCTTACATgacctaaataaataaataataccaaTCTTGATGTGACAGAGATGTGttataatgtattataatgtattatattgTGACACATTTCATTATACAGAAAGAGGCTGAGGATGACCATGCTGCTGTTAAGAAAGCCAAGGAATTGTCAGTTATTGATGGTCGCCGAGCACAGAATTGCAACATTCTGCTCTCAcggtcagtgtttgtgtgtgtgtgtgtgtgtgaggattataaatgacttaaaaagaaaaaacacagtttgttgCTACTAGCAGGCTGGACATGTTGCTGGCTGGTAGAGAGAAAGGAAACAGGTGTTTCAGGTTTTAAGTAATATTCCATGTATATGTTACAGACTTAAGCTGACCAACGAGGAGATCCGTCATGCCATCCTGACCATGGATGAACAGGAAGACTTACCTAAAGACATGCTGGAGCAGGTATCTACATTGGAGATTTAGATTATTTAGGCTCATACATGTTACAGTAAAATGCACTAATGATTGTTTGTGTTTACGTGTCCATGTGTGAAGCTTCTGAAGTTTATTCCTGAGAAAAGTGACATTGAGCTGTTAGAGGAACACAAGCATGAGCTGGAGCGTATGGCCAAAGCAGACCGCTTCCTGTATGACATGAGCAGgtacacactgaaacacacacagcctaTTTTATCATGCATAGTGATTTTACACAGCAGTTATAATACTTTTAACACTTCACATTAaccttaaaaaatatttatttagaaTCAAAGAAGTTCAATTCATAGTTAATTCTCACGTAGTCCCATAAAATAGGGTTTAAAATAGGCTTAactcttgctgtaatcattatTGTTGTTCATACTGATTTcttatatgaagcttcagcatccaaatgattcaaatcttcatcttctatgtttcaacgttacagtgtttttagtagcaaagtctttttgttcctatacttccaccacagctcaacaggaaacactaagagggaatctgatggtaaaaagactttaaatgtgtcagatatcacttgatatgaataactcacactaATGAAGCTCAATTGAAGCTgattaaatgactgtgtggacacattattgtcctccttcacttccattgaaagcacatttgaagatcttctaatcagtatgaacaggatgaatgattacagagaggaaaacctctctCACTGTTATATGGACTGACATCTGACTGCTGTTATAAGACACAATGGAAAATTGTGATCCAATTGTTTAAgtacggagcccctctggtgtcatagtcaaaaaaaaaattaattgtggccacaatatagctataacGTGTGCATGAAATACTAATTTGTTGCCACAAAATAAGTATAACATACGCACGAAATACTAAttagtaatattaatatcattcctgAACAGCTGGGTAAGCAAATTGAGTGCACCTTCTCTAGAACCTGCAATAGCCTACATTCGGACCAAATTCTGTTCACAGTTTCAGCTTGAAATCatctttaaaaacctttttcacTGATCATCTCCTTTGAAAGTAGCATCATGTGTGTCAGACTTTCAGCTGAGGGAATACATAGTTGTATGAACCGCAGCGTTTAATGATGCAGTTACAGTAGCGCTCTGTATGTATCACGTTACCAAGGGAACCTATAGCCTATCAGTGATCAGAATctagtttgtattgatttgcaggttgttgttactctgACTGAACTACTAAGTGTGTCTGTAGTGTTCTCTGGACATTTGTCCATAAAATCACAGAAGATTCAAAGTTCACTATATTATTGATCAGTCTGACAAAATGTGCTATAATTCATTTAAACCATTATGTTACTGTTACATaatgttacattactttgatgatgtttttatgCTTGGTCCTGTTTTACACACTGCTATATGACAGCTAATAGAACCCTGATTAGAAAATTGCACAATCCTTTATTACCACAGATAAtatctgatcaataaaaatcattccaCTTTCATTTGCCAAAGACTAAAGTGATTTCATAGGACAGTGTCAGAGCTTTAAATCAGCTGCATCAAGTTTAAAGTTTCAGAGCTCTATAATGTGCAGCTGTCACCAGAACTACAGGAGGCATTGAGAGTGCACCGAGCACCCAgaaatgatattaatattattaattagtatttcgtggccacaaattagtattttgtgcGCACAttatagctatattgtggccacaatttaaatgtttttttgaccATGATACCAGAGGAGCTCTATATTTAAGAGATACTTCATATTTGagttttactgtttattttcttctctaGAATCAATCACTATCAACAGAGACTGCTATCTCTGTACTTCAAAAAGAAGTTTGCAGAGAGAGTGGCCGAGGTCAAACCTAAAATCAAAGGTACCGTTTTCATCTGTTTACTGAATTAATGAATGCAAGTAAATGTTTGAGAAGATATCATGTTATGAATGAATGCATTTCTCTCAAGATTTCTATTACAtctgttttaaaaagtattagATATTACAACATTGCAACATGCAAGATAATGCAACCGTGATCTGTGTGTAGAGAGGAATGTATGAAGACATCTTGTGTGACATTCCCTCCTTATCCTCGTGCTTTCAGCTCTGTCTCTTGCCTCCATGGAGGTGGTGCAGAGCAACACACTGCGTCAGCTCCTGGAGGTGGTGCTGGCCTTTGGGAACTACATGAACAAAGGACAGCGAGGGAATGCCTACGGGTTCAAAGTCTCAAGTCTCAACAAGATAGCTGACACCAAGTCAAGCATTGACAAGTATAGTTCACGGCATGGTTTCATATATTACAGCCCTTTT
This is a stretch of genomic DNA from Scomber japonicus isolate fScoJap1 chromosome 16, fScoJap1.pri, whole genome shotgun sequence. It encodes these proteins:
- the daam1a gene encoding disheveled-associated activator of morphogenesis 1 isoform X1; translated protein: MATRGKQQQARGLSSLFSCCFKESNQPEITYCHDTITTMTVLEPTLPMPPLQELDSMFTELVDELDLTEEHRGAMFALPAEKKWQIYCSKKMEAEENKDATSWPEFYIDQLRCMAARKTLLALEDEEEEERHKDIEGLKTALRTQPMSFVTRFIELDGLSCVLNFLKSMDYETTESQIHTSLIGCIKALMNNSQGRAHVLGHCESINIIAQSLATENIKTKVAVLEILGAVCLVPGGHKKVLEAMFHYQTFASERTRFQNLLTDLDRSTGRYRDEVNLKTAIMSFINAVLSQGAGETSLEFRIHLRYEFLMLGIQPVIDKLHSHENSTLDRHLDFFEMLRNDDELLLSKRFDAVHIETKSASQMFELIKKKLSHTEAYPHLLSALQHCLMMPYKQSSTTVQYWVLLDRIVQQLVLQTDKGENPDVAPLEDFNVKNIVRMLVKENEVKQWKEQADKMRKEHQNLQQRYEKKERECEAKNKEKEDMMAMLNKMKDKLVRESNDHKQAKQQVAELSARLQQLSSNSSVPGGPPVTSSGVVPLAPVNYVSPHPPLPPPPPPPPPPPPGGPPGFDMAPFAPPPPPGAPLGAAPQKKKNIPQPSNPLKSFNWSKLPENKLEGTIWKEIDDLKVFQVLDLDDFQKTFSAYQKPQKEAEDDHAAVKKAKELSVIDGRRAQNCNILLSRLKLTNEEIRHAILTMDEQEDLPKDMLEQLLKFIPEKSDIELLEEHKHELERMAKADRFLYDMSRINHYQQRLLSLYFKKKFAERVAEVKPKIKALSLASMEVVQSNTLRQLLEVVLAFGNYMNKGQRGNAYGFKVSSLNKIADTKSSIDKNVTLLHYMISVLEMKFPKVSAFSEELQNVPEASRVNMTELEKDIGKLRSGLKSVEAELQYQAQSSQGPSDKFVPVVSQFITVASFSFSEVEESLSEAKELFAKVMKHFGEDPSKLQPDEFFGIFDTFLTAFSEAQQDNENMARRKEEEEKRALVEAQMKKDREQKARKAKANEDGEGGGEFDDLVSALRSGEVFDKDLSKMNRRKQRRQNMFDNSRERPATKLN
- the daam1a gene encoding disheveled-associated activator of morphogenesis 1 isoform X2, with the protein product MATRGKQQQARGLSSLFSCCFKESNQPEITYCHDTITTMTVLEPTLPMPPLQELDSMFTELVDELDLTEEHRGAMFALPAEKKWQIYCSKKMEAEENKDATSWPEFYIDQLRCMAARKTLLALEDEEEEERHKDIEGLKTALRTQPMSFVTRFIELDGLSCVLNFLKSMDYETTESQIHTSLIGCIKALMNNSQGRAHVLGHCESINIIAQSLATENIKTKVAVLEILGAVCLVPGGHKKVLEAMFHYQTFASERTRFQNLLTDLDRSTGRYRDEVNLKTAIMSFINAVLSQGAGETSLEFRIHLRYEFLMLGIQPVIDKLHSHENSTLDRHLDFFEMLRNDDELLLSKRFDAVHIETKSASQMFELIKKKLSHTEAYPHLLSALQHCLMMPYKQSSTTVQYWVLLDRIVQQLVLQTDKGENPDVAPLEDFNVKNIVRMLVKENEVKQWKEQADKMRKEHQNLQQRYEKKERECEAKNKEKEDMMAMLNKMKDKLVRESNDHKQAKQQVAELSARLQQLSSNSSVPGGPPVTSSGVVPLAPVNYVSPHPPLPPPPPPPPPPPPGGPPGFDMAPFAPPPPPGAPLGAAPQKKKNIPQPSNPLKSFNWSKLPENKLEGTIWKEIDDLKVFQVLDLDDFQKTFSAYQKPQKEAEDDHAAVKKAKELSVIDGRRAQNCNILLSRLKLTNEEIRHAILTMDEQEDLPKDMLEQLLKFIPEKSDIELLEEHKHELERMAKADRFLYDMSRINHYQQRLLSLYFKKKFAERVAEVKPKIKALSLASMEVVQSNTLRQLLEVVLAFGNYMNKGQRGNAYGFKVSSLNKIADTKSSIDKNVTLLHYMISVLEMKFPKVSAFSEELQNVPEASRVNSQR